The proteins below come from a single Rhodohalobacter sp. SW132 genomic window:
- a CDS encoding flagellin: protein MSSFGDLNRVNTNIQSLDSQLSLNRINRDLANNQLRLSTGLRINRAEDDAAGYAIATKLNSRVAGLEQALQNVGDAKSVLDIAESSFDTVMDNLIEMKALATQAANDTLGENERGYIGAQIEKLAQDINDIANQTVFQDSELLNGAVDSAGNPTNTGNLTLTFQVGERSTDTLTTNLSAVNIGELFTEGTNNEIGATAGSITATAAGTGGQGSLTFNSATADDFRSFIDAVDAAIEGMNERVNEIGMTQSSLSIREVTLSQSISANRAASSRIMDADFAKEQSESIRLQILQQTSTSALAQANMGPQSVLGFLG from the coding sequence ATGTCAAGTTTTGGTGATTTAAACAGAGTCAATACCAATATTCAGTCGCTGGATTCCCAGTTGTCACTGAACAGAATTAACAGAGATCTGGCAAACAATCAGCTTCGATTGTCAACAGGTCTTCGAATTAACCGTGCTGAGGATGATGCTGCCGGTTATGCAATTGCAACGAAATTAAACAGCCGGGTTGCCGGCCTGGAGCAGGCGCTTCAGAATGTAGGCGACGCCAAGTCGGTTCTTGATATTGCCGAGTCAAGTTTTGACACGGTAATGGACAACCTGATCGAAATGAAAGCTCTTGCTACCCAGGCTGCCAACGATACGCTTGGAGAAAATGAGCGCGGATACATCGGTGCACAGATTGAGAAGCTGGCGCAAGATATCAATGATATCGCAAACCAAACCGTATTCCAGGATTCTGAGCTGTTGAATGGTGCAGTAGATTCAGCCGGAAATCCAACGAACACCGGTAATTTAACCCTTACTTTCCAGGTGGGTGAACGATCTACAGATACGCTGACGACTAATCTGTCTGCAGTAAATATCGGTGAGTTGTTTACTGAAGGTACCAATAATGAAATAGGGGCCACAGCCGGATCGATTACAGCAACAGCTGCAGGCACCGGAGGCCAGGGATCGTTAACATTCAATTCTGCAACAGCGGATGATTTCCGAAGCTTTATCGATGCAGTGGATGCAGCGATTGAAGGGATGAATGAGCGTGTAAACGAAATCGGTATGACGCAGTCATCACTTAGTATTCGGGAAGTGACGCTCTCTCAATCCATTAGTGCCAACCGTGCAGCATCGAGTCGAATTATGGATGCGGATTTTGCCAAAGAACAGAGTGAATCTATTCGGCTTCAGATTCTGCAGCAGACTTCAACCTCTGCACTGGCACAAGCCAATATGGGTCCTCAATCTGTACTCGGATTCCTCGGGTAA
- a CDS encoding AAA domain-containing protein produces MPIIDRKKNSSHTVLRYLRNSLLEAERRKVNSYSYFKNALKISFKEITEGKVNHSITEKLFHKYRSELKDKDGSDKKTETHTFDADDEPMFCPVLICPFRRLLKNKRKQNKVKNSLIPLWIPARLEQSGNLIADGDFSPWIDRDYLFAESSTSKQKKEQLLGTTSEEEEYTAKNPAVDVDLKWSSYFEWGINFLKHFASADTFALNINGNEVEHFTFGGEEFILDENAYIALDSGVKSGANESIIQLYNHLIDENESNELLNSFCDLSPGNKRKEISEQRIKQELTSHMGQMKGDNPLADSQRQALHHFSELKDGEILAVNGPPGTGKTTLLQGIVAHLFVEKALANEEPPVILASSANNQAITNIIQSFEGDVHPDILVNRWLPEPVSSFALYCPSNEVLKSDNEEGVLKTSFSGKGFPGEIENQPFLDRAKKVFCEKALQYFSQSFSSVGEIKSHLHTELQKMYKTLEEGEMLLHKQNQFTDEDPASVIENQFQVDKELEVITAKINAADKEVIDISRKLDDLNSVREEWKESYKGLPFYIRWLGTVVPRFRNEIKLHNQFFFKDSYWTPSEENSTSHDKLLAYFFETSQGIFKEKKNADKILSALKEYKELLLKINSWFKQNIKVYNDGENDRDLKLLDSQIRHKMFLYAIHYWEGRWLLEMEDFLKQNKNYSKKDTEKKWLRYAKLTPCFVSTFYMLPKYFSHYADSVNDPLINFADLLIVDEAGQVSPEIGGAGFALARKALVVGDTSQIQPIWGVSKIIGQRKCSKYTQL; encoded by the coding sequence GTGCCAATTATAGATAGGAAGAAGAACAGCAGTCATACCGTTCTAAGATATCTCAGAAATTCATTATTAGAAGCAGAACGCAGGAAGGTAAATTCTTATTCTTATTTTAAAAATGCTTTAAAAATTTCTTTCAAAGAAATCACAGAAGGCAAAGTAAATCATAGCATCACTGAGAAATTATTTCATAAGTATCGCTCAGAATTAAAAGATAAAGATGGCAGCGATAAAAAAACTGAAACTCATACCTTTGATGCAGACGATGAGCCAATGTTCTGTCCGGTACTTATCTGTCCCTTCCGAAGGCTTCTTAAAAACAAAAGGAAACAGAATAAAGTAAAAAATTCCTTAATACCTCTCTGGATACCGGCCAGGCTTGAACAGTCTGGAAATTTAATTGCAGATGGTGACTTTTCACCTTGGATTGACCGTGATTATTTATTTGCCGAAAGTTCCACTTCGAAGCAAAAAAAAGAGCAGCTGTTGGGAACTACTTCTGAAGAAGAAGAATATACAGCGAAGAATCCAGCTGTAGATGTAGACCTTAAGTGGAGCAGCTATTTCGAATGGGGGATCAATTTTTTAAAGCATTTCGCATCAGCTGATACATTTGCATTAAATATCAACGGAAACGAGGTAGAGCATTTTACATTTGGAGGTGAGGAATTCATACTTGATGAGAATGCCTACATTGCACTTGATTCGGGTGTGAAATCTGGAGCAAATGAATCTATTATTCAATTATACAATCATCTTATTGATGAAAATGAATCTAACGAATTATTGAATTCATTCTGTGATCTCTCCCCAGGTAATAAAAGAAAAGAGATAAGTGAGCAACGTATAAAGCAGGAGCTTACATCTCATATGGGTCAAATGAAGGGAGATAACCCCTTAGCAGATTCGCAACGTCAGGCACTGCACCATTTTAGTGAGCTTAAAGATGGAGAAATACTGGCAGTGAATGGGCCTCCCGGAACAGGTAAAACAACACTTCTTCAAGGCATAGTGGCACATCTATTTGTTGAAAAAGCCCTTGCCAATGAAGAGCCACCAGTAATCTTGGCGTCATCAGCAAATAATCAGGCTATTACCAACATAATTCAAAGTTTTGAAGGGGATGTGCATCCTGATATCCTCGTAAATCGTTGGTTGCCGGAGCCGGTTTCAAGTTTCGCATTATATTGTCCTTCAAACGAAGTACTGAAAAGTGATAATGAGGAAGGGGTGCTAAAAACCAGTTTCTCAGGCAAAGGCTTTCCTGGCGAAATTGAAAATCAACCCTTTCTTGATAGGGCAAAAAAAGTGTTCTGTGAGAAGGCACTACAATACTTTAGCCAATCATTCTCATCCGTCGGGGAGATTAAAAGCCATCTCCATACAGAATTACAGAAAATGTATAAGACCCTTGAAGAAGGGGAAATGTTATTACATAAACAAAATCAATTTACGGATGAAGATCCGGCAAGCGTGATTGAGAATCAGTTTCAGGTTGATAAAGAACTTGAGGTTATAACGGCTAAAATTAATGCGGCAGATAAAGAAGTTATTGATATATCCAGAAAGTTAGATGATCTCAATTCTGTTAGGGAAGAATGGAAGGAAAGCTATAAAGGACTCCCGTTTTATATTCGTTGGTTGGGTACGGTAGTTCCCCGGTTCAGGAATGAGATCAAGCTTCATAATCAGTTCTTTTTTAAAGATAGCTATTGGACACCAAGCGAAGAAAATTCCACATCGCATGATAAACTACTAGCATATTTTTTTGAAACGAGCCAGGGTATATTTAAAGAAAAGAAGAATGCTGATAAAATTCTTTCAGCTTTAAAAGAGTACAAAGAACTACTTTTGAAAATCAATTCTTGGTTTAAACAGAATATCAAAGTTTATAATGATGGTGAGAATGACAGGGATCTAAAACTTCTCGATTCGCAAATTAGACATAAGATGTTTCTATATGCCATTCATTATTGGGAAGGTCGGTGGCTTTTGGAAATGGAGGATTTTTTAAAACAGAACAAAAACTACTCAAAAAAAGACACAGAAAAAAAATGGCTTCGTTATGCCAAATTAACCCCATGTTTTGTAAGCACCTTTTATATGCTTCCCAAGTATTTCAGCCATTATGCAGATAGTGTCAATGATCCGCTGATAAATTTTGCTGATCTGCTTATCGTAGATGAAGCAGGTCAGGTTTCTCCGGAAATTGGAGGAGCTGGCTTTGCACTGGCCAGGAAAGCATTGGTTGTAGGAGATACGAGCCAAATACAACCGATTTGGGGTGTTAGTAAAATAATTGGACAAAGAAAATGCAGTAAATACACTCAGCTTTGA
- a CDS encoding metallophosphoesterase → MKTIAHISDLHFGTVDEEVAENLVRELNRLNPDMLINSGDFTQRARNSQYRDAARFIERLPKPQINVPGNHDIPLFDIFRRFLNPLGRYKKYITGDLFPSYTDNNLSVLGINTARSLTWKNGRISPEQIQEMESILSGIPDSFFKIVVTHHPFIPPPGAEDKKIELVGRAGRALKILEECKVDLLLAGHLHHGYTGEIRTFYPSSDRSIVVAQAGTAVSNRLRDEANSFNVIHVSTDRVKIEVRRWEKASRQFVKAETVPFTFSDGRWLPVVSEQKINSPQ, encoded by the coding sequence ATGAAAACTATTGCCCATATTTCAGATCTGCATTTCGGAACGGTTGATGAGGAAGTTGCCGAAAACCTTGTTCGGGAACTAAACCGCCTGAACCCTGATATGCTAATCAACAGTGGGGATTTCACACAGCGGGCGCGAAATTCTCAGTACCGTGATGCGGCTCGATTTATTGAACGGCTTCCAAAACCTCAAATCAACGTTCCCGGCAATCATGATATCCCGCTTTTTGATATTTTCAGACGATTTTTGAACCCTCTTGGCCGCTATAAAAAATATATCACCGGAGATCTTTTTCCCAGTTATACAGATAACAATCTTTCGGTCCTTGGTATCAATACGGCCCGATCTCTTACCTGGAAAAACGGAAGAATCTCACCCGAACAAATACAAGAAATGGAATCCATTTTGTCCGGTATTCCGGATTCTTTCTTTAAAATTGTTGTCACACATCACCCATTCATACCTCCACCAGGTGCCGAGGATAAAAAAATAGAATTGGTCGGCCGCGCCGGAAGGGCTTTAAAAATTCTGGAAGAGTGTAAGGTTGACCTTCTCCTTGCCGGACATCTTCATCATGGCTACACCGGTGAAATCCGTACATTTTATCCCTCATCCGACCGATCAATTGTAGTTGCTCAAGCCGGCACAGCAGTTTCGAACCGGCTGCGGGATGAAGCCAACAGCTTTAATGTCATTCATGTATCAACGGACAGGGTTAAGATAGAAGTCCGTCGCTGGGAAAAAGCCTCTCGCCAATTTGTAAAAGCGGAAACCGTACCCTTTACGTTCAGTGACGGGCGTTGGCTGCCTGTAGTTTCGGAGCAAAAAATAAACTCACCTCAATAG
- a CDS encoding flagellin: protein MSSFGDLNRVNTNIQSLDSQLSLNRINRDLADNQLKLSTGLRINRAEDDAAGYAIATKLNSRVAGLEQALQNVGDAKSVLDIAESSFDTVMDSLIEMKALATQAANDTLGENERGYIGAQIEKLAEDINDVANQTVFQDSELLNGAVDASSGAATNTGDFSLTFQVGERSSDTLTTDLSAVNIGELFAAGGDTEIGAASGAISATAAGTGGQGGLSFDAATADDFRSFIDAVDTAIEGMNERVNEIGMTQSSLSIREVTLSQSISANSSASSRIMDADFAKEQSESVRLQILQQTSTSALAQANMGPQSVLGFLG, encoded by the coding sequence ATGTCAAGTTTTGGCGATTTAAACAGAGTCAATACCAATATTCAGTCGCTGGATTCCCAGTTGTCGCTGAATCGAATCAACAGAGACCTTGCTGACAACCAGCTGAAACTCTCTACCGGTCTCCGGATCAACCGTGCGGAAGATGATGCTGCCGGATATGCAATTGCAACGAAATTAAACAGCCGGGTTGCCGGCCTGGAGCAGGCGCTTCAGAATGTAGGCGACGCCAAGTCGGTTCTTGATATTGCCGAGTCAAGTTTTGATACAGTTATGGATAGCCTGATCGAAATGAAAGCTCTTGCCACACAGGCAGCCAACGATACGCTTGGAGAAAATGAGCGTGGATACATCGGCGCCCAGATTGAGAAGCTGGCCGAAGATATCAATGATGTTGCCAACCAAACCGTATTCCAGGATTCTGAGCTGTTGAATGGTGCTGTAGATGCCTCTTCTGGTGCAGCGACAAATACCGGTGATTTTTCACTTACGTTCCAGGTAGGCGAGCGGTCTTCCGATACGCTGACGACGGATCTGTCAGCGGTAAACATCGGTGAGTTGTTTGCAGCAGGTGGTGATACTGAGATAGGAGCGGCATCGGGAGCGATTTCCGCCACAGCTGCGGGCACAGGCGGACAGGGTGGTCTGTCGTTTGATGCAGCTACGGCTGATGATTTCCGAAGCTTTATCGACGCTGTGGATACAGCGATTGAAGGGATGAATGAGCGAGTGAACGAAATCGGTATGACGCAATCATCGCTGAGTATTCGTGAAGTAACGCTCTCGCAATCGATCAGCGCCAACAGTTCGGCTTCAAGTAGAATTATGGATGCCGACTTTGCCAAGGAGCAGAGTGAGTCTGTAAGACTGCAGATTTTGCAGCAGACCTCAACGTCTGCACTGGCACAAGCGAATATGGGTCCTCAATCTGTACTCGGATTCCTCGGGTAA
- a CDS encoding TonB-dependent receptor, protein MKRSNTKYSTNLFVCFLLINSIMVISGWGVSMAQAQSHAVSGYVFSSDDGEALPGVNVVVQGTTVGTSTNIDGYFQLNAPDENDILVFSYLGYQTQEVPIDGRSEIEVNLEPRAIMGEELVVVGYGTVRQESVTGSVASISGERMAEVPSSNITGALQGRVPGVEFSQTSSQPGASMQIRIRGTRSLTASNDPLVVLNGIPFSGSIGDLNPNNIESIDILKDASATAIYGSRGANGVILITTKSGREGQDPEITYNGYYGAATVFSPYPMMSGQDFVALREAAGQYTNGADESNDVNTDWQDLLYQTGALTSHDIGVTGGTSNGSYTFGGGYHQNKGVIPTQQYNRISLRGSVDQQIGEYFSFGFNSNNNYNLTEGSQVGLYNMLSMSPIASPYNEDGSRRRTIRMPNDENWVSSREVMDDVEDRWVNESRSYATYNALYAEVDIPWVEGLSYRTNFGLDYRQTNNGAFTGSGINSPNPNTESTASVGNNHTYNWVVENIVNYDQQFADVHQVTVTGLFSAEESRYNSSFMSARNIPNEAFQFYNLGQADGEISINPGNQNYQVSGLMSYMGRVMYSYDNRYMLSATLRTDGSSRLADGEKWHTYPAVSVGWNVDREGFMDNVPHLSMLKLRAGYGQTSNQAIAPYSTLGRLGTRPYNHGDDTYVTGFRVTELPNQNLGWEYSETYNYGVDFSLWNDRLFGTVEYYVTNTKDILLGVNLPSTSGVGSYTANIGETQNKGLEVSLNGMIFENPEGWSWEAGLNFYSNRNELVALAGDQERDESNWWFVGNPINVIYDYNNIGIWQEDDPHRDILEPGGNAGMIKVEYTGDYNEDGTPTRAIGPEDRQVLDVNPRFQGGFNSRVTYRNFDFNVIGAFQNGGILISTLHSASGYLNLLSGRRNNVDVDYWTPENTGGNYPAPGGITTGDNPKYGSTMGYFDASYLKIRTMTLGYNLGNTTWMDNAGIRDFRVYFTVQNPFVLFSPFNRETGLDPETNSFGDQNAAVTSAYQPRLLTVGTNAPATRNFLLGINLSF, encoded by the coding sequence ATGAAAAGATCTAATACAAAATATTCAACAAACCTTTTTGTCTGTTTTTTGCTAATAAACAGCATCATGGTGATCAGTGGATGGGGCGTTTCGATGGCCCAGGCACAGAGTCATGCAGTATCGGGATATGTTTTTTCATCAGATGATGGAGAAGCGCTTCCGGGAGTCAACGTAGTTGTTCAGGGAACTACTGTTGGAACATCAACAAACATTGATGGATACTTTCAACTGAATGCCCCTGACGAAAACGATATCTTGGTATTCTCCTATTTGGGGTACCAAACACAGGAAGTTCCCATCGACGGAAGAAGTGAAATTGAAGTTAACCTGGAACCCCGGGCAATTATGGGGGAAGAGCTGGTTGTTGTTGGTTATGGAACTGTCCGGCAGGAATCAGTAACAGGATCCGTAGCATCTATAAGTGGTGAACGAATGGCTGAAGTCCCCTCATCAAATATTACCGGGGCACTTCAAGGCCGGGTACCGGGAGTTGAATTTTCCCAAACCTCATCTCAGCCGGGAGCTTCAATGCAGATTCGCATTCGCGGAACCCGATCGCTTACAGCGAGTAACGACCCGCTGGTTGTGCTGAACGGAATTCCTTTTTCCGGATCAATTGGTGACCTCAATCCGAATAATATTGAGAGTATCGATATCCTGAAAGATGCTTCTGCAACGGCCATTTACGGTTCACGCGGCGCAAACGGTGTTATCTTAATCACAACGAAGTCAGGGCGTGAAGGGCAGGATCCCGAAATCACTTATAACGGATACTATGGAGCCGCTACTGTGTTTTCTCCATACCCAATGATGAGCGGACAAGATTTTGTTGCACTTCGCGAAGCAGCCGGGCAATATACCAACGGAGCTGATGAATCAAACGATGTAAATACCGACTGGCAGGATCTTCTCTATCAAACCGGGGCACTTACATCACACGATATCGGCGTGACAGGCGGTACAAGCAATGGAAGCTATACTTTTGGCGGAGGATACCATCAGAATAAAGGAGTCATTCCAACTCAGCAATATAACCGAATATCTCTTCGCGGTTCTGTAGACCAGCAAATCGGAGAATATTTTAGTTTTGGCTTCAACTCCAATAACAACTACAATCTAACTGAGGGATCTCAGGTTGGACTTTACAATATGTTAAGTATGTCTCCAATTGCCAGTCCCTATAATGAAGATGGGTCGAGGAGACGAACCATTCGTATGCCGAATGATGAAAACTGGGTCTCATCACGTGAAGTTATGGACGATGTGGAAGATCGATGGGTCAATGAATCCCGATCTTACGCTACATATAACGCACTTTACGCAGAAGTTGATATTCCCTGGGTTGAAGGGCTTAGCTACCGCACAAACTTCGGGCTGGATTATCGACAAACAAATAACGGTGCTTTCACAGGCAGCGGAATTAACAGTCCAAATCCAAATACCGAGTCGACCGCATCGGTAGGAAATAATCACACCTATAACTGGGTAGTAGAAAATATCGTGAATTACGATCAGCAGTTTGCGGATGTACACCAGGTAACGGTTACAGGTCTTTTCTCTGCAGAAGAAAGCCGGTACAACTCTTCTTTTATGTCAGCAAGAAATATACCCAACGAAGCGTTTCAGTTTTATAACCTGGGACAGGCTGACGGTGAGATAAGCATCAACCCGGGTAACCAGAATTACCAGGTAAGCGGTTTGATGTCATACATGGGCCGGGTAATGTACTCCTACGATAATCGCTACATGTTATCAGCGACATTGCGTACGGATGGCTCCTCAAGATTAGCCGATGGAGAAAAATGGCATACCTATCCGGCTGTTTCGGTTGGGTGGAATGTAGACCGTGAAGGGTTCATGGATAATGTTCCTCATTTATCCATGCTTAAGTTACGCGCTGGTTATGGACAGACCTCTAATCAGGCCATTGCTCCGTACTCAACTTTAGGCAGGCTGGGAACCCGCCCCTATAATCATGGAGATGACACATACGTCACCGGTTTCCGTGTAACGGAACTGCCAAACCAAAACCTGGGATGGGAGTATTCTGAAACGTATAACTACGGGGTTGACTTTTCACTTTGGAACGACCGCCTGTTTGGTACCGTGGAGTATTACGTTACCAATACGAAGGACATCCTTCTTGGCGTAAACCTTCCAAGCACTTCTGGAGTAGGCAGCTATACAGCTAATATAGGGGAGACCCAAAACAAGGGTCTTGAAGTCTCCTTAAATGGTATGATCTTTGAAAATCCGGAAGGATGGTCATGGGAAGCCGGCCTGAACTTTTATTCCAACAGAAATGAACTGGTAGCACTCGCAGGTGATCAGGAAAGAGATGAGTCCAACTGGTGGTTTGTTGGCAATCCGATCAATGTTATTTATGATTATAACAATATTGGAATCTGGCAGGAAGACGATCCTCACAGAGACATCCTTGAGCCCGGCGGAAATGCAGGAATGATCAAAGTGGAGTATACAGGGGATTACAACGAAGACGGAACCCCCACAAGAGCCATCGGCCCGGAAGATCGCCAGGTTCTTGATGTTAATCCTCGTTTTCAGGGTGGATTTAATTCCCGCGTTACGTACAGAAACTTCGATTTTAATGTGATTGGAGCTTTCCAGAATGGCGGAATTCTGATTAGTACACTGCACTCAGCGTCCGGATATCTTAATTTATTATCAGGACGAAGAAATAATGTAGATGTAGATTACTGGACACCAGAAAACACGGGCGGTAACTATCCCGCACCCGGCGGAATCACCACCGGTGACAACCCAAAGTATGGAAGCACCATGGGTTACTTTGATGCATCCTACCTGAAAATCAGAACGATGACACTGGGTTATAATCTTGGGAATACAACCTGGATGGATAATGCAGGAATCCGTGATTTCCGGGTCTATTTTACAGTACAAAATCCATTTGTACTCTTTTCACCCTTTAACAGGGAAACAGGCCTGGATCCGGAAACAAACTCATTCGGAGATCAAAACGCAGCGGTTACATCTGCTTATCAGCCGCGTTTGTTAACCGTAGGGACAAATGCACCCGCAACCCGCAATTTCCTGTTAGGAATTAATCTGTCATTTTAA
- a CDS encoding AAA domain-containing protein yields the protein MDKENAVNTLSFDDYAYQQLKQAGITTYGGSVMRVAQKSSPYKLENIDVGGMFLSEHWRCVPEIIDYCNKLVYHGELQPQRKSGESCHLPRFGFAHVQGMSQRDNSASRYNEQEAQTVADWISKNKTRLINKSDEQCIEDIIAVVTPFREQKTIIKKILKGKNNGLDKITVGTVHALQGAERDVVIFSSVYDRNHTGSYFFDQDVMMLNVAVSRAKESFLVFGDMHIFDPNNTNDPSGLLATYLFEDSGNELVDIEPHKIIKNEQLDSEVSVERIAELKRHRKLLRYCFKSAQKHIIIASPFITDYAVQSDKIPELIRDAKNRGIKVTCYVDAFLNKDSKSQLKSSAKKGIVLLKEAGASVNVAQNFHNKTMCADHFLISEGSFNWLSAQRSKADKYQRYERSLVYWNKNNSHTETIEKLVTAFKRDMDKRVKASC from the coding sequence TTGGACAAAGAAAATGCAGTAAATACACTCAGCTTTGATGACTATGCCTATCAGCAACTTAAGCAAGCGGGTATAACAACCTATGGCGGAAGCGTAATGAGAGTTGCTCAAAAAAGCAGTCCATATAAGTTAGAGAATATTGATGTCGGTGGGATGTTCCTTTCGGAACATTGGCGGTGTGTGCCGGAAATAATCGACTACTGTAATAAACTTGTATACCATGGTGAGCTTCAGCCTCAACGGAAGAGCGGGGAATCATGCCACTTACCACGTTTTGGATTTGCTCATGTTCAGGGTATGTCACAAAGAGACAATAGCGCCAGTCGCTACAACGAACAGGAGGCCCAAACTGTTGCTGATTGGATCTCAAAGAATAAAACACGTTTAATAAATAAGTCTGATGAACAATGTATAGAAGATATAATAGCCGTTGTTACGCCATTTAGGGAGCAGAAAACAATTATTAAAAAGATTTTAAAAGGAAAGAATAATGGATTAGATAAAATAACTGTGGGTACCGTGCATGCCCTTCAAGGTGCTGAACGGGATGTGGTGATTTTTTCATCTGTATATGATCGAAACCATACCGGCAGTTATTTCTTTGATCAGGATGTGATGATGCTCAATGTAGCCGTATCCCGGGCTAAGGAAAGTTTTCTGGTTTTTGGCGACATGCATATTTTCGACCCTAATAATACAAATGATCCCTCAGGACTTTTGGCAACCTATCTATTTGAGGACTCCGGTAATGAACTGGTGGACATTGAGCCTCATAAAATTATCAAGAATGAACAGCTTGACTCTGAAGTTTCGGTTGAACGTATAGCGGAACTAAAACGCCATCGCAAGCTTCTAAGATATTGTTTTAAGTCTGCTCAAAAGCATATTATCATTGCTTCTCCTTTTATTACAGATTATGCGGTCCAATCTGATAAGATTCCTGAATTAATCAGGGATGCAAAAAATCGTGGTATTAAGGTGACTTGTTATGTGGATGCATTTCTGAATAAGGATAGCAAATCTCAATTAAAATCTTCCGCTAAAAAGGGAATAGTGCTTTTGAAAGAAGCCGGAGCATCAGTTAATGTAGCCCAAAACTTTCATAATAAAACGATGTGTGCCGATCATTTTTTGATAAGTGAAGGTTCGTTTAATTGGCTTTCCGCCCAACGAAGTAAGGCAGATAAATATCAACGTTATGAACGGTCACTTGTATATTGGAATAAGAATAATTCACATACTGAAACTATTGAAAAACTGGTGACAGCATTTAAGAGGGATATGGATAAACGAGTAAAAGCTTCTTGTTGA
- a CDS encoding diacylglycerol kinase family protein, with protein sequence MKKIGAVLNEGSGILSPAEKKERLDKIRSLLADRVDAENLAIVPGEKVFDEMKRIIDNGVELFIAGGGDGTISAAASLLAGSDTSLLVLALGTKNNFAGDIGVPEDPEKAIALLNQPNYRKVDLGNVNGRYFINNATLGMYPDLVRHREVRTDKHGWSKWRAKIVAALVVMNKIPYKRLTIKYDGKTKKLLTPFLFVGNNEYSDSIEAGFTRTSLNGGRIWLCLSSSSRIWSLYSTALQITTRGVANTDTLETKLLDELTVIPRRKKVRVAIDGENVLLSSPLRFKTERNSLNVITP encoded by the coding sequence ATGAAAAAAATTGGTGCTGTTTTAAATGAAGGTTCGGGAATTTTATCCCCTGCTGAAAAGAAGGAACGGCTGGATAAAATCAGAAGCCTTCTGGCTGACCGGGTCGATGCCGAAAATCTTGCAATTGTTCCCGGGGAAAAAGTTTTCGATGAGATGAAGCGAATCATCGATAACGGTGTTGAACTGTTTATCGCCGGGGGCGGGGACGGCACCATCAGTGCAGCAGCATCATTACTGGCAGGGTCGGATACCTCACTTCTTGTATTAGCTCTTGGTACCAAAAATAATTTTGCCGGAGATATTGGCGTACCGGAGGATCCCGAAAAAGCCATTGCTCTTCTGAATCAACCAAACTACCGGAAAGTTGACCTTGGAAACGTAAATGGGCGATATTTCATTAACAACGCTACCTTGGGAATGTACCCGGACCTGGTTCGGCACAGAGAGGTTCGAACAGATAAACATGGTTGGTCTAAATGGCGGGCTAAAATCGTGGCTGCATTGGTTGTAATGAACAAAATTCCGTATAAGAGACTTACGATCAAATACGACGGAAAAACAAAGAAGCTACTCACTCCTTTTTTGTTTGTTGGTAACAATGAGTATAGTGATTCGATTGAAGCAGGATTTACGCGTACATCCTTAAATGGCGGCAGAATATGGCTTTGTCTTTCTTCTTCCTCAAGAATATGGTCACTGTACAGTACCGCCCTGCAAATTACAACCAGGGGAGTGGCCAATACAGATACACTTGAAACCAAACTGCTTGATGAATTAACCGTTATCCCCCGAAGAAAAAAAGTTCGGGTAGCGATAGACGGTGAAAATGTACTCTTGAGTTCCCCTCTTCGGTTCAAAACAGAGCGAAACAGCTTAAATGTTATCACTCCATGA